Part of the Plasmodium falciparum 3D7 genome assembly, chromosome: 10 genome, AAcgttttcttttcttttctttcctTCCTTTATAAATTTGTCCTTGATTTTTTGATaaagttatattatttttattccatTGCCTAGGAAAATTCTTATTCATTCCTTCAAGAattgttaaataaaaattatgtctATTAATAGGAgaaatcattttattatctacCTCTATTTTTCCACCTATTTTTTCTgaatcttttattttttccgtATCCAACTTGTTTTCCATTTCAACGTATTCATTTATGTCTTCTTTCATTTCGTTCAAACTATTTTCctcttcatttattatttctgtTTTTAATGGActtgtattattaaaaaaagagtTCTTATTGTTTCCAAATGAAttgttttcattatatattatgttatcactaagtatattttcatcatattcgTTTTCTTTATCTACCTCTTCATTGTTCAAATCCATCTCATGTTTGTCCATATATACCTCTTCTTTGTTCAAATCCATTTCATGTTTGTCCATATATACCTCTTCATTGTTCAAATCCATTTCATGTTTGTCCATATATACCTCTTCATTGTTCAAATCCATCTCATGTTTGTCCATATATACCTCTTCATTGTTCAAATCCATCTCATTTTTGTCCATATATACCTCTTCATTGTTCAAATCCATCTCATGTTTGTCCATATATACCTCTTCTTTGTTTTTATCCACCTCTTCTTTGTTTTCAGCtatgtcttttttttcttcctctcCTTCCTTActcacatttttattatcacttTCACAATTTATACTTGAAATATTCATAGAAATATCAACATCCATTTGTTCATCTTCAAgatttccatttttattaaactcATGTAaatcttttcctttttctccTTCTACAACACATTCTGTActactatcattattattgtccttattttctttcttattactttttattttttcccccTTGTTAATACCTTTGatttttttaacttttttatttttcttcttttgtttttcttccTCTTTTTTAAATGAGTTTTTCGATTtcttaactttttttttggttgGAAGTAACAAATTTAAATTAAGTCTGGACAAATTTTTGTACATAATatctatttgttttttttctttcttcttctttttctttttttttttttttttcttcttcttcttcttcattttttcatgatttgtttttttattaacttttttttcctcatcataatttatttcattGGTCTGTTCACTCAAATTTACATCACAATTATCGGTATTGTTTAAATGTGTTGTACTTTTCAAACTTTCCAATTTTTCAAaagtttttaatttttcatcacTTTCCATTTCATCTACATTTCCATCCTTCATATCTATAAGTTCATTATCAATATCAAagatgttattattatcctgctcttcattatttaaaatatcctTTTCTATACTTTTACTTTGAATATTTTCTATGGCCATTTCTTCTTCAGCATGAGAATCCTTATCACCATTGTTTATGAAATATTCATTGTTATCGAAGTTATCATTTAAATCATTGAACAAATTCATATCTTCATTCATGTAAATATCATCACTCTGTTTAATATCATTATCACTCTgtttaatatcattattagtTTGTTTATTTTCATCACCACTTTGTTTATTTTCATCACCACTTTGTTTATTTTCATCACCACTTTGTTTATTTTCATCACCACTTTGTTTATTTTCATCACTCATATCATTCTTAAAATTATCTGTAACCTCCATATTATCCATACTTTTTATCagtttcttctttttcttcttctttatataattaactaCATTGATGAATTTTCTCCTTCTTCGTTTCTTCCTTccattatttgtattactAAACCTACTGGGGGCTCCCTTTATTTTCTTCGAATGAGCACTATTATCACTGTTTGTGTGAACatgtaaattatttacatCATCATATACGATACCCTTACCTTCAGATTCaagattattatgatttttttcGTTTGCATTATTATCTTCAATAATGTctccattattattttcaataacgtccccattattattttcaataatgtctccattattatcttcattttccTCATGTTCATTACTATTAagatttttcaaatatatttttttatattcaatcGGACCAATAATATGAGGTGACAAATCTTGCAAATTTTTACACTCACTAAATCCTACAACATCTATTTCTCCTGTGTAAGGGTTTCTTTCAGTTAACTCTCTTTCTCCTATCCAATAACGCAAAGTTTTAATTCGATTTCTTTTGGGATATCTTCTATTACTATCCTCATTTGCATCTGTATATTTATCCATACatttctgtttttttttttttaattttttttctacaaGTATTACTTCCACACTTTTTCTTCTAGGAGTCCTATTAGTATTCCTTGATACATCTAATAATGGAAAATCTGTTTGACATTCCGTATCTTTACGTTCATCTATAGATTTTCGAGGAGTTGACATatagaaattattatttatatcatctacatttaattcatttaaatCTGATAAGTTTAATTTTCCATTTACATTATGTAActctttttgttttcttttcttctgtTCATCGTCATCCCCATCCCCATCCCcatcttcttcattatcattataattattaccaTAATCATCCATATGGAAATTATCTAACAAATCAAAAGCTTGtaaattttcatcattatttatataagacATTTCTTCATTACCACCATTTCCTGTAACTTCGACATTTCCATTTTTTACATTCATTTGATTTGATATATCagattttaatttatctagGAAGCTTTTAATTTCTTCCTCATCATATACAATATCGTCCATGGCATCATCCTGcatattgttaatatataaatcatttcCATTCACgtaattattatacatatcattatcatctatattattttcatgtatatcattttcatatattacattttcaCCTATAGCaatatcattcatattattattatcatcatcatccatatcatcatttttcaaattattactatatataaaaatatccttttttaataaatctttAGATAATCCAAAATCATAGGATTTTAAATTATGCAAATCATGCATTTTTAAATTGTATAAATCACACATATCATTTTCTAATAATTCATCGTATATTCCTCTATCCTCGTTTCTTTCTTCCTTTTCTTCTTTCATCTcatccatttttttattcaattcttcattatcataattaacaTGGTCTTCCACGTTATTATTATGACAAACATCTTCCACGTTATTATTATGACAAACATCTTCAATGTTATTATCATGATACATATCTTCCacgttattattatgataaacaTCTTCCACGTTATTATTATGACAAACATCTTCCACGTTATTATTATGACAAACATCTTCCACGTTATTATTATGACAAACATCTTCCACGTTATTATTACGATACATATCTTCCACGTTATTATTACGATACATATCTTCCACGTTATTATTACGATACATATCTTCCACGTTATTATTACGATACATATCTTCCACGTTATTATTATGACAAATATCTTCCATGATATTATCATGAcaaatattttcctttttattatcattatcttccactttatttacatttttattagaaTCCCCCTTGGCCATTTCTTCACGTAGCTCATTACTAAGATCCAATAAAAGAGATTCATTATCATATACGTTTATTTTTGTATcctcatatttttttattaataaatcaaaatattcTGTATCTTCCTTACTTTCAACATTAATTTCACTTGGATTATCAATTTTTTCAAAGCTACTTGTACTGTTCAATGATTTGTTATACTTTTCATTCCTCCTAATCGTTTCTTTTTCACAAGACAATACATTGGGATATACATCTTTATacatttcttcttttttatcctCATCATTATCTAAATGAACAACACTTTCTTTGTCATCCTCTtcctttatattatcttcatttatGACATTCAActtattatctttatacaATATATCATCGTTTTTTAAACTACCACATACCTCAAACAAAGCATCCTCTTCATTTTCCTTATAACTCTTATTACTTCTAttgttatcataataatctgggattatattaatttttgttctttttgaTGGAGTTTGTTTTAAATGTAAATTATCTTCAAGAAATACTTTCTCATAAtcttctctttttttattagaagAATAATTCGTTTTCTTTGAAACAAACAAATCGTCAACATCTTCGTTCTTATCACATATACAAGCAACACCCTTACCACATTGTTCTTCTTcaacaataatatttttaactgTATCTTTTAAGTTATATGTATCGTCATACTCCAAACATATATGttgttcatcattattattcttaaaaaaattattatagcTTTCAAAGTTATCgtcataattttttacatCCTTTTCACGAGAATTTATTGTATCTACTAGTTTGctcatattgttattatctttatatatcatatgatCCATGATATTAACATGGCTCATTTTATTTGAATGCATAATATCTGACATATTCATACAATCAAAACTATGTTCACCCGTTTTACGATAGTTTTCAATATTTTGATAATCTCCCAATTTGTGATATTTCCCCCTTTTATCTCTTAATCTATTTTGTTTCATATACAAATTTTTGAGAAACATTCTGTCTTTCAtactatatttatcatatgaaAACTCCTGCGAATTGAAATGCgaatattccttttttcgTGAATCACTACAATTACTATATTTATCCATCATAATGttgtttaaattattaaggTAAATGATATCCTTTTGATTTTCATACGAAGTTAAATAGGAACCTCTATGATGAAATggatttttatatatatttgttcctcttcttgttttcttttttatttcataagaAGAATCGTGTAATAAGTTAGTTTTATtgtttccttttattttattattactttttaatGTATCATGTATAGTAAGAAAAATATCTCCATAATCTATATGTTCAATATTTAAGGatcctttattattttttttttttttcaaatctttaattttatttaaattgtgTGTGTTTATATCAGCTATACTTTTACAACATATTTGATAAAATCTATCATTCAACTTTttctctatatttttatcattacgATTTGCCATGCTTAATATCTCTTCAAAATTGTTTATAACACCTTTATttggtattattataatatttattttttccttcaaTTGgtcaattttattatttttattattattattttcgtcaaattcattttcattttgtttattataattttccaGTTCATCTGGTTTTGAAAGGATAGTGGATGCACCATCATCGAGATAACTCTTTAATGAATTTTTCTCTGAATCTTCTTTATTACTATCATCCACATAGTCTAATAAAAATGGTATTTCATATTCACATATACCATCGTTTTCATTCATATGATTTATTGACATATTCTTATCTTCATCATATTCATTTACATACTTCTCTTCTCCATTTTCTATTATTtcgtttatattatatctatttatataacagAATAATTCATTTGGGTATTTATTTTCCATCatacttttttatttgtttttaaaacagtcattataaaaattaatttataaaaaaaaaaaaaaaaaaaaaaaaaaaatagaacagaacagaataaaataaaataatataatcacaattatttgtaattttttttttatttaataattacatataatatactacTAAAATggtatatttcattatatatttttttgtgttaaaatatataaaaaatgtaaataacactgaaatattattttaattaatatatttataaggtaaaaaaataagaaataaaataaatttactttttttcaaaaaaaaaaaataaaaataaataaatgtgcatatttatattgtataaattttcgtaatatttttatattgaatgtattttatatattgtatattatattttacttttatatttttcctttttttttttttttttttttcattttatttatatatttttttagtgtgttttttttttttcatttcatttattcAGTGCTAAAATATTGCAACttttttaaacaaaaaaacgaaaaaaatcacaaggaaaaattaaatatatgtaataattttgattatatatatatacatatatatataatataaatcctTCTtggtttttatattatcatgatatatatatatatatatatatataatatcaatatatttttaataaactaTCAAATAGCCAAtttgtatacatataataaaatgtatacattatgtgtaaaaaataattatattatatttatatatatataatacatatacatatatatacatatacatatatatacatatatatacatatacatatatatacatatatatatatatatatgtatataattttttttgatgtgtattttatatttacaaccTTTAGACAAGTACAAGAATTATATGTGGCTTTATTTccaatatcatataatattttttgtgaATTTAAAATTGAAATATGTACAAATGCACTaggttttaatatattatataatatatataatttttctttttcttaatattttcaaGCTTTTTATCTTTGGTATAGAAGATGAATTAATACATAAATGATTGTACATAAGAATTGAAacatttcatataatttatatatatttttattataaataattcttactgatctttttttttttttttctgaagAGGTGGAGGGgtagtattattttttttttttatgaactgTTCATGTaattttaatgataataaaagacaaaaaaaaaaaaaaaaaaaaaaaaatacacacacatatatatatatatatatatatatatatatatatatttatatatatttatatttatttatttaaatacaatcatgtaaataaatacgtacaaaatatacatatataatatatatatttttttactttattcttttttttttttttcttctaagtttttattatatacatatatatatatatatatatataatgttatcgCTTAAAGGGAaaaatacacacatataaatattatgtatacttTCTGTACATTGTACAACGTGTATgggaaatattaaaattaaaacttaaatcatacaaaaatataaattttcttaTGGGCttcttaaaagaaaatatgaagctttaatatcaaaaaaataaaaataaaaataaagaaaaaaaaaaaaaaaagctatctagctattatatatatatatatacttatatattttaatataaaaaaaaaaaaaatttaaattaaaataaaaataaaaaaaatatacaatcatattaatatataaaaatatatttttgtatagataaatatttatatatatatgtatatttaagacacatatatatatgaaattcgAAAACCCCTTTAATCTTGTATACGCTCATACAATTCACAATTTACTATAATtgttataatacatatattccatattatttaaaggGAACTTTTGGTTATTATttccataatatttatttaaatcattTAACATGGACATATTTggattattcatataattcggAAAATTGTTTTTTGAGCGTAACATATAATCATATGCATTATTTcttgtattatttaaataagatGACATAACATTATTCTGATAATTCATCATTTCTTTGTTAtagttattatttaatttaaaattttcaagtccatttatattattattagtattattactattagtTGTAGGAGCAGTATTCAtttgataaaaatgtttCTTCTGTTGTGCTATATCATGCACATTGTGAAAGTTTCCATAAGAATCTTGCATTCTATTTACAAATGAAGGTTCAACATTATCTTTGGAAATATAAGtagtatcattatttttattattttctataatgATTTGGgtactatttttattattttttttctttttatttttttttttcacactTTTATCATCCGTTGGTATATTTACTGCTAATTGTTCAATTGGAATGTAATTATTTTGGCCATTAAACATATGTGCATTTCCTGGATTTTGTGATATaaattcattataattattattaaaattattaagattgtagttattgttattaaaattattatcattataattgttGTTATGGTTATAATTATGTTCATTATATTGGttactattataataataattattattatttgccATACTGgcattataatattcattattataattttgagaagaattattataatttcttatattcatattacaaTTATTGTTTTGTAAAagatttttatcataatttaatactttgttatcattttttataaagttttttttttcatcctctattatcatttgataattatttcgaatttcatttttcaagttttgttttttcatattattagtgttcttattattattttgttcttttgtTTTGATATTGCATCctgattttttttcattttttttattatgcaCCTGgggattattattattattgttgttgttgttaatattattgtttttattgttattattgttattattattgttattattgttattattttttttattattattttttttattttcattattattatttttattattattattattttcattatttttattttcattatttttattttcattattattattgttgttgctATACTTGTTCTTATTTTTCGTTTCatctataaatttaaaatttttttttccctttctCAATAAAGTAGTATGTGTTCCAACATTATTTCCTTTTACTTCCTTATCATCATCAACACATTTGTCTTCTATACACCCATTTTCCTCATTTTTCTTGGTAACAAAggtttcattatttttaaaattttcttcatcttgtaataatttctttttcaatttcctgtatgttttttttttttccttttcttccTCGATAATGTAatcatatttaaatttagatataatatcatttttgtacatatattttattaaatagaaGAAAACACCTCCCGTACTTCTTTTACCTTTTTGGTTAACCATATCAATACCTCCATAATTTTGAATCAAAATAGTTTTTTCCAATAAACTTaaggatatatatacacCTAATGCATCTACTACTcgttttatttgatttttatttCGTTCATTCAAAACTGTACTAATAGTTGTGGTTAACATATCTTTAATCATTTGATTGTCATTATAAAATTCTTTAGGATCCATTGTTTTAGCCTCATCATTTAATTCAAATTTATCATTAAACATTTCAAGATCATTGGTTTTTTGTTTATCCATATTTAAcataatatctttattttcttttttgatattttcataatttttcatatttttttttttttgttccccttcattcttttcatttgAAAAATCgtcaatattttttatttcattttctttctcttcatcatttttttttaaatgatcaCTTGAAATGGGTGAAAAGTTTTGATTCATACATTTggttaaataatttttgatatctttaaattttttaatttgtactATATCTAATGGactcatattatatatatcttttttgtgAACATAACTTTTATTTTCCactaatatttttacattttctaATACTCCTCCTAAACAAGCTGAATGAATAGGTAATCTATTGTGTATATCTAATATGTTCACATTTGccttttcttcatatattaaaaatttcacATAATCACAATTGTTTCGATATACAGCATAATGAAGAGCACTTCTATTAGATAAATCTGTGTCATCAATTTTAGCTCcatattgtaataataatttggttatttctttattaccTTTAATAGCAGCAAAATGGATACCCATACTAGCGGTTGTTTTTCCTCTATTAGGTGATAAAGAATGTGGTAATAAAGCATGTATATTtgcatcattttttaataacaatTCAGTTATATCTTTATGCATCTTTGTAATTGCAATATGTAAAGGTGTCCAATTTTTGTAGTCAGATACATTTACTTTTGcaccattttttattaacaattCACAAATATCAAAATATCCACCTGCACATGCATAATGTAAAGCACTTCTTCCAATTTTGtctaaataattaatatctGCTTTTTTTTCAAGACACTTTTTTACTACTGTTATATTATCTAAATAAGCACTATGCAATAAAGCTCTGTTAATATCTGGTAAACTTAAACCTGGGGGTATggttatattaattttgttattttcttcaaacatattttttgtattgttTTCAACAAgttctttcttttcttcaaTCTTTTCATTGTTGTCTTTATTAtcgtttatttttttattatcgtttattttttcattatcgtttatttctttattatcgtttatttctttattatcacttatttttttattatcacttatttctttattatcacttatttctttattgtcacttatttctttattgtcacttatttctttattttctatttgtatttttctcATTGAACTTTCATCCATGCTTTCACtcaacatttttttaaatttatcatattcCTCAATTATATCCTTATTTGTATCTTCAAAAATTTCCTCAATACCCT contains:
- a CDS encoding schizont egress antigen-1, with the protein product MMENKYPNELFCYINRYNINEIIENGEEKYVNEYDEDKNMSINHMNENDGICEYEIPFLLDYVDDSNKEDSEKNSLKSYLDDGASTILSKPDELENYNKQNENEFDENNNNKNNKIDQLKEKINIIIIPNKGVINNFEEILSMANRNDKNIEKKLNDRFYQICCKSIADINTHNLNKIKDLKKKKNNKGSLNIEHIDYGDIFLTIHDTLKSNNKIKGNNKTNLLHDSSYEIKKKTRRGTNIYKNPFHHRGSYLTSYENQKDIIYLNNLNNIMMDKYSNCSDSRKKEYSHFNSQEFSYDKYSMKDRMFLKNLYMKQNRLRDKRGKYHKLGDYQNIENYRKTGEHSFDCMNMSDIMHSNKMSHVNIMDHMIYKDNNNMSKLVDTINSREKDVKNYDDNFESYNNFFKNNNDEQHICLEYDDTYNLKDTVKNIIVEEEQCGKGVACICDKNEDVDDLFVSKKTNYSSNKKREDYEKVFLEDNLHLKQTPSKRTKINIIPDYYDNNRSNKSYKENEEDALFEVCGSLKNDDILYKDNKLNVINEDNIKEEDDKESVVHLDNDEDKKEEMYKDVYPNVLSCEKETIRRNEKYNKSLNSTSSFEKIDNPSEINVESKEDTEYFDLLIKKYEDTKINVYDNESLLLDLSNELREEMAKGDSNKNVNKVEDNDNKKENICHDNIMEDICHNNNVEDMYRNNNVEDMYRNNNVEDMYRNNNVEDMYRNNNVEDVCHNNNVEDVCHNNNVEDVCHNNNVEDVYHNNNVEDMYHDNNIEDVCHNNNVEDVCHNNNVEDHVNYDNEELNKKMDEMKEEKEERNEDRGIYDELLENDMCDLYNLKMHDLHNLKSYDFGLSKDLLKKDIFIYSNNLKNDDMDDDDNNNMNDIAIGENVIYENDIHENNIDDNDMYNNYVNGNDLYINNMQDDAMDDIVYDEEEIKSFLDKLKSDISNQMNVKNGNVEVTGNGGNEEMSYINNDENLQAFDLLDNFHMDDYGNNYNDNEEDGDGDGDDDEQKKRKQKELHNVNGKLNLSDLNELNVDDINNNFYMSTPRKSIDERKDTECQTDFPLLDVSRNTNRTPRRKSVEVILVEKKLKKKKQKCMDKYTDANEDSNRRYPKRNRIKTLRYWIGERELTERNPYTGEIDVVGFSECKNLQDLSPHIIGPIEYKKIYLKNLNSNEHEENEDNNGDIIENNNGDVIENNNGDIIEDNNANEKNHNNLESEGKGIVYDDVNNLHVHTNSDNSAHSKKIKGAPSRFSNTNNGRKKRRRRKFINVVNYIKKKKKKKLIKSMDNMEVTDNFKNDMSDENKQSGDENKQSGDENKQSGDENKQSGDENKQTNNDIKQSDNDIKQSDDIYMNEDMNLFNDLNDNFDNNEYFINNGDKDSHAEEEMAIENIQSKSIEKDILNNEEQDNNNIFDIDNELIDMKDGNVDEMESDEKLKTFEKLESLKSTTHLNNTDNCDVNLSEQTNEINYDEEKKVNKKTNHEKMKKKKKKKKKKKKKKKKEKKQIDIMYKNLSRLNLNLLLPTKKKVKKSKNSFKKEEEKQKKKNKKVKKIKGINKGEKIKSNKKENKDNNNDSSTECVVEGEKGKDLHEFNKNGNLEDEQMDVDISMNISSINCESDNKNVSKEGEEEKKDIAENKEEVDKNKEEVYMDKHEMDLNNEEVYMDKNEMDLNNEEVYMDKHEMDLNNEEVYMDKHEMDLNNEEVYMDKHEMDLNKEEVYMDKHEMDLNNEEVDKENEYDENILSDNIIYNENNSFGNNKNSFFNNTSPLKTEIINEEENSLNEMKEDINEYVEMENKLDTEKIKDSEKIGGKIEVDNKMISPINRHNFYLTILEGMNKNFPRQWNKNNITLSKNQGQIYKGRKEKKRKRSYRNDEKLLDHSILNDINISDKMDERNELLESIKSNSTINNVLEIIKYDNRKKIKKNDTNKEIIKYDNFTSKYNNKSNDIQLNGGIYINKFKLSLDMPINKLAVSSNLGPPSSIGSTEIQPIQKNFNDFKMNINVYCIRMEPHEKYSSYSHKNNLVVYIDKGEKINIIINMSKTYEKGDFFYIPRFSNFQIINDSRCDCVLYVCPLI